Genomic DNA from Marinobacter sp. ANT_B65:
GCCAGTTCCAGAGCGGATGATCGCTATGGTGGTACACATATTCATACGCCGGTGACACCGCCTGGCGTAACCGCAACCCTGTTTCCTGATACCCGCTTCACCGGAGATACAGACATTGCAGGTTTGCACGGTGCCCTTCGTTACAAACCTCAACCCCATTGGCAATTGGGTGTAGAGGCCGAGCTTATGCAAATGGATATGGACGGCATCCTGCATGACTCTACCGGACGTCAGGCCAGCGTGGACAGTGATCAGATCGGCGGCTGGGTGCAACCTTACCTGCAGTGGCGTCGCCATACTGTGGGCCTGCGAGGGGAATGGCTCTCAACCGACAATCACCTGGTGGGCGCTGCTGCACCTGTTCTGGCCACGGATTCCGGATTAGCAAACCCGCAGGATCACGATCCGGAGCGTTACACAGCATTCTGGCACTGGCAATGGCGGGACAACCTGGCACTTCGAACCGAAGTTACCGAGGATCGAACCTTGCCTGAGAGTGACCTGCGCTGGTCGGTGGGCGTGGTCTGGAGTGGACGGCTCTGGCCTTCAGCTTCAGGAGCCAGTGGCGGGCACCAGCACTGACAGCAGTCGAAAGGACGCTGATCTGCTTTGGGGCCGGGTGGTAATGAGTGTTATGGGTGCTTCCTGACAAGCTTTATCATACGCTTGTCTTCTCAATGAAAAGGAAGGAAGCCCCGTGCGTGCTTACGCTGACAGTGATTACTCTGCTCACCATAAACCCAACTGGAAAGTAATTGCCGGGCTCTGGCCTTACCTGGCAGAGTTTCGTGGTCGGGTAGTTCTGTCTGTTGCTTTTCTGGTGCTGGCAAAGCTTGCTACGGTCGCAACCCCGGTGGCCCTGAAATACATTGTGGATTACCTGGATCAGGGCCGTGACAGCAACCTGTTGCTATGGATACCTGTGGTTCTGGTGGTGGCTTATGGTGCTCTGAGGTTTGCCAGCACCCTGTTCAGTGAGCTGCGGGACGCAGTGTTTGCCAGGGTTGCCGAACGCGCCATGCGACGGGTATCACTGCGGGTGTTCCGCCACCTCCATGCCCGTGAACTGGCTTTTCATCTGGACCGTAAAACCGGCGGCCTGGCCCGTGATATCGAGCGCGGTACCACCGGTATAAGTTTTCTGTTGCGCTTTACCCTGTTCAACATCATTCCTACCCTGCTGGAAATTCTTATGGTGGCGGGCATTCTGCTTGTGGCCTTTAATGCCAGCTATGTGATTGCCATTCTTGTCGCTGTGGTGGTGTACGTGGTGTTCTCGATCATGGTCACCGAGTGGCGAACCCGGTTTGTGCGTGAAGCCAATGCCCGGGACAACCAGTCCAATTCACGGGCGATCGACAGCCTGCTCAATTATGAGACCGTAAAGTACTTCAACAACGAACAGTTTGAAGCTGACCTCTACGATCAGGATCTTGAGGAATGGGAGAAGGCTCGCCTGAAGAACCGCCTGTCTCTGGCCGCCCTCAACACTGGCCAGGCGTTCATCATCAGCCTGGCCATGATTGCCATGATGGCGATGGCGGTAACGGAAGTCGCCAGCGGTGACATTACTCTGGGTGACTTCACCATGATCAATGCCTATCTGCTGCAACTGTTTATTCCTCTGAATGCCCTGGGCTTTGTTTACCGGGAAATTCGCCAGTCTCTGGTGAATGTGGAACGCCTTTTTGGCCTGCTGGGTGAAAAGCCGGCTGTCGAAGATACCGAAAAGGCGCCAGCGCTGGTTGTGGATAAGGGGGAGGTTGGTTTCCATCAGGTGTCCTTTGCCTATCGCCCGGACCGGCCCATCCTGAAAAACGTGGATTTTTCCATACCAGCCGGGCACACACTGGCGGTTGTGGGTGCCAGCGGAGCGGGTAAATCCACCCTCGCCCGCCTGCTGTTCCGGTTTTTTGATGTGGATAAGGGAAGTATCACCATTGATGGCCAGGATATCCGTGAGATCAGTCAGGACAGCCTGCGTGCGGTAATCGGGGTGGTGCCACAAGACACAGTGCTGTTCAACGACACCCTGTACCGGAATCTGGCTTATGGTCGGCCAGAGGCCACTGAAGCCGAGGTGTATCACGCGGCTAAACAGGCACGGCTGGACGATTTCATCCGTAGTCTTCCGGACGGTTACGATACAAAAGTAGGTGAACGGGGCCTGAAGCTCTCCGGCGGGGAAAAGCAGCGCGTTGCCATCGCTCGTGTGCTGCTGAAAAACCCTCCGCTGCTGATTCTGGACGAAGCCACATCGTCCCTGGATTCCATTTCCGAGCAGGCTATTCTTAGTGCGCTCAATGAAGTCAGCCGCCAACGCACCACACTGGTCATTGCCCACCGCTTATCTACCGTGCGCGATGCCGATTCTATTCTGGTTATGGACCACGGCCAGATTGTGGAAGGTGGCAGCCACAGTGACCTGCTTGCAAAAAATGGTTACTACGCAAGGTTGTGGCTGCAGCAACAGCACAGTGATGAAGACGAGCAGGATTAACGGAGCACCGACGCCAGTCCTGACGCTCTTACTACTCTCTGGTCCACGCTCTCGCTGAATACGCTGGCGTCACCGGTTATCAGGCTGAACCAGTTCCTGGCGCGGGTGATGCCGGTATAGACCAGTTCCCGTGTGAGAACGGGGCTGAGGCGGTCAGGCAGCACCAGGCAGGTGTGATTGAACTCAGAGCCCTGGGATTTATGTACGGTCATGGCATACACAGTTTCCAGTTGTTGCAGCCGGCTGGGTGAGATCCACCGGATAGTTCCGCTGCCATCATTGGCGGGGAAGGCTACACGCAATACTGTCTGTGGGCTCCTGTCGGTGTTCCGGGTATCCGCTTGGACCGGCAGGCTGAAGGTAATCCCGACATCGCCATTCATCAGCCCCAGGTTGTAATCGTTGCCGGTAATCAGCACAGGGCGCCCGGCATACCAGCCTTCAGCCCGTGGAATCAGCCGTTGCGCCAGCAAGTGATGGGCAATCAGCTCATTCAGGCCTTCCACTCCCCAGGGCCCGCGGCGCAGAGCGCAGAGGACCTGAAAATCACTGAAGGCCAGCAAGACTGATTTCGCCAGCTGGTCCCATTGTTCTGTTGTGCTGTTGCTGTTCAGATTGTGATCCTGCATCAGCTTCAAATAGTGGCGGTAACCCACCGGTGGCGGCAGTGGCTGTTGATTACCATCCATGCGCCCTTCTCCATTATTGCGGAAG
This window encodes:
- a CDS encoding ABCB family ABC transporter ATP-binding protein/permease translates to MRAYADSDYSAHHKPNWKVIAGLWPYLAEFRGRVVLSVAFLVLAKLATVATPVALKYIVDYLDQGRDSNLLLWIPVVLVVAYGALRFASTLFSELRDAVFARVAERAMRRVSLRVFRHLHARELAFHLDRKTGGLARDIERGTTGISFLLRFTLFNIIPTLLEILMVAGILLVAFNASYVIAILVAVVVYVVFSIMVTEWRTRFVREANARDNQSNSRAIDSLLNYETVKYFNNEQFEADLYDQDLEEWEKARLKNRLSLAALNTGQAFIISLAMIAMMAMAVTEVASGDITLGDFTMINAYLLQLFIPLNALGFVYREIRQSLVNVERLFGLLGEKPAVEDTEKAPALVVDKGEVGFHQVSFAYRPDRPILKNVDFSIPAGHTLAVVGASGAGKSTLARLLFRFFDVDKGSITIDGQDIREISQDSLRAVIGVVPQDTVLFNDTLYRNLAYGRPEATEAEVYHAAKQARLDDFIRSLPDGYDTKVGERGLKLSGGEKQRVAIARVLLKNPPLLILDEATSSLDSISEQAILSALNEVSRQRTTLVIAHRLSTVRDADSILVMDHGQIVEGGSHSDLLAKNGYYARLWLQQQHSDEDEQD